The region TTCCAGAGCTTGGATGATGACGGGACCGGAGATCATGAAGTTGACCAGGTCGTTGAAGAAAGGACGTGCCTTGTGCACGGCGTAGAAGGCTTCAGCCTCGCCACGCGACAGGTGGGCCATCTTGGCAGCCACGATCTTCAGGCCAGCGCCTTCAAAGCGAGCGTAGATTTGGCCGATGACGTTCTTGGCGACGGCGTCGGGCTTGATGATGGACAGAGTGCGTTCGATAGCCATGGTTTTCTCCTGAAATCGGGGGGCTTAGCAAAGCCCGTGATTGTACTGTGTGAGGATGACAACGCCGCATGCAGTGCGACGCTGTCATTCCTTGCCGACCCTGCGGGCCGGACTTTTTTAGCGGTTACGGCCGCCGTAGCCGCCGCCGGAACGGCCGCCGCCACCGTTATTGCCACCTTGGCCGCCACGACCACCACCGCCGCCCCGGTTGCCACGGCGCACAAAGGCGTCGGCACCGATATAGCCGACCGAGGTCTGCATCGGATCGGGTTGACGCGGGCCATCGCCACCCCCTTGGCGGCCACCACGGCCGCCGCGGTCAGCGGCACTGCCGCCGGCGCCAAAACCGGCCGGGATGCCACGACCCTTGCTGGTCGCGAAGCGGCGATCAAAGGTCTGCTCCAGCGGATTGATATTGCGCGGGATCGGCTCGTCGAAATCGTCGTCCTGGCGGTCGGCGCCGCGCTCGTTCACCCGCTCATTGCCACGCTCGGCAAAGCGCTCTGGGCCGCGATCCTGCGGACGCTCGCTGCGCTCCACCGGACGCGAAGGACGCGGGCCGACACCACCATGACGACCATCGGCACGGCGGCCGCGGTTGTTGCCACGGTCGGCATTGCGGTCATTGCCGCGCTCGGGGGCGCGTTCGCCACCACGCTCAGCACCACGTTCGCCGCCACGTTCGGCACCACGATCAGGCCCACGTTCCGCACCGCGATCGTTGCCGCGCTGCGGGCGCTCGCTGCGCATCTGGTTGCCACGCTCTGGGCGATCGCCACGCTCGGGACGCTCACCACGATCAGCACGCTCTTGCTGCGGGCCACCAGCCAGGCGGCGGATGATCTTCACATCCTCTTCGCCCAACTCGATCCAGACGCAGCGCTTCAAACCACGCGGCAGCACCACGGTGCCGTAGCGGATACGAATCAGGCGGCTCACCACCAAGCCCACGGCCTCAAAGAGCTTGCGCACTTCGCGGTTGCGACCTTCGGTGATGACGACGCGATACCAATGGTTCACGCCCTCGCCGCCGCCGTCTTCAATGCTCTTGAAAGCGGCCTTCTGGCCTTCGATGACGACGCCTTCCAGCAGCCGCGCCTTTTGATCAGGCGTCAGCGTACCCAGCACGCGCACGGCGTACTCACGCTCCACGCCGAAGCGCGGGTGCATCAGCTGATTAGCCAACTCACCGGAGTTGGTGAACAGCAGCAAGCCTTCGGTATTCATGTCCAGACGGCCCACCGACTGCCACTTGCCTTGTTGCAGGCGCGGCAGATGGCGGAACACGGTCGGGCGACCTTCCGGGTCGTTGAAGGTCACCACTTCGCCGGCCGGCTTGTGATAAGCCAGGATGCGCGGCGCCGGCGGCGAAATGCGCACGCGGATCGGCTTGCCGGCCACGCGCACGTTGTCGCCGAAGGAGATGCGCTGGCCGATATGGGCCACTTCGCCGTTCACTTCGATCTTGCCGTCGGCAATCATGTCCTCGATGTCGCGGCGCGAGCCGATACCGGCTTGGGCCAGCACCTTTTGCAGCTTGGGCGCATCGGGCTCGGGGGCCAGGACGCGCTTGCTGTCCTGCTCTTCGCCCTCGCCTTCGTCTTGCGCCTCATCCGATTCGATGTCTTCCACGGTGGCGTCGAAGTCACCCGTCAGCACTTCGGCAAAACGCTCACCCACGGCTGCCAGCACTTCAGGTGCAGGCGCTTGGACTTCAACAGCAGCCCGCGGCGCGCGCTCTTCGCCTTCAGCGAAATCCTTGCGGCCACGGCGGCGATTGCGATTGCGGCTACGGCGCTCGCTACCTTCGATGCTCTCAGCACCATCGCCGCCCTCAGCAGCACCAGACTCAGACCCCTCATCACCAGCGGCAGCTTGCGCAACGCCCCCCTCAGCGGCAGACTGATCCGGGCCCAGCGTGAACACCGGCGCAGCTTCGGCGCGGGCAGTTCTGCGGGCTGGCTTGGCTGCCACCTCAGCGACTTCAGCCACTTCAGTCACAGCGGCCGATGCAGCAGCTTGCGCCTCAGCAGCAACTTCCACCACCGCGTCAGCGGCGGCAGCCACCGTCTTGCGCGGCGCGCGGCGCTTGGGCGCAGCTTCAGCAACTTCCCCAGCCTCAGGCACTGCGGCCGGCTCAGCAGTTGCAGCCACATCGGCGGCGGCGCCTTCAGCCTTCTTGACGGCCGTCTTGCGCGCAGCGCGCGGCTTGCTCACGGCAGCAGCTGCCTCATCGGCGGGCGCTGCGACTTCGGCAGCCACCTTGGGCTTGGCCGGGCTGCGCTTGCGCTTGGGCGCGGCTTCAGCTTCGGTCGAAGGAGCGCCGGCAGCGGCAGTGTCTTGGGGTTCTTGGTCGTTGGAATTCATGCGTCGGTTTGCACCTTATCGGCGGCGTCAGACAAAGGGTCCGGCGTCGCCGGAGGGGACGCGCCGCCGTCATTGAGGGCTGGCGCTGAGGAGGAATCAAGAGATTCAGAAAGCTCGGATTCAGACAATGAATCCGGGCTGGAATGAAGGTTTACTTCGTTTGCTTCAGCAATGTCATCAATCAAAAGGCCTTGCAGCCCGGCCGCATCAGCCAAGGCC is a window of Paucibacter sp. KCTC 42545 DNA encoding:
- the ndk gene encoding nucleoside-diphosphate kinase; protein product: MAIERTLSIIKPDAVAKNVIGQIYARFEGAGLKIVAAKMAHLSRGEAEAFYAVHKARPFFNDLVNFMISGPVIIQALEGENAILKHRDLMGATDPKKAEKGTIRADFADSIDANAVHGSDAAETAAQEIAFFFPGMNVYSR
- a CDS encoding pseudouridine synthase; amino-acid sequence: MNSNDQEPQDTAAAGAPSTEAEAAPKRKRSPAKPKVAAEVAAPADEAAAAVSKPRAARKTAVKKAEGAAADVAATAEPAAVPEAGEVAEAAPKRRAPRKTVAAAADAVVEVAAEAQAAASAAVTEVAEVAEVAAKPARRTARAEAAPVFTLGPDQSAAEGGVAQAAAGDEGSESGAAEGGDGAESIEGSERRSRNRNRRRGRKDFAEGEERAPRAAVEVQAPAPEVLAAVGERFAEVLTGDFDATVEDIESDEAQDEGEGEEQDSKRVLAPEPDAPKLQKVLAQAGIGSRRDIEDMIADGKIEVNGEVAHIGQRISFGDNVRVAGKPIRVRISPPAPRILAYHKPAGEVVTFNDPEGRPTVFRHLPRLQQGKWQSVGRLDMNTEGLLLFTNSGELANQLMHPRFGVEREYAVRVLGTLTPDQKARLLEGVVIEGQKAAFKSIEDGGGEGVNHWYRVVITEGRNREVRKLFEAVGLVVSRLIRIRYGTVVLPRGLKRCVWIELGEEDVKIIRRLAGGPQQERADRGERPERGDRPERGNQMRSERPQRGNDRGAERGPDRGAERGGERGAERGGERAPERGNDRNADRGNNRGRRADGRHGGVGPRPSRPVERSERPQDRGPERFAERGNERVNERGADRQDDDFDEPIPRNINPLEQTFDRRFATSKGRGIPAGFGAGGSAADRGGRGGRQGGGDGPRQPDPMQTSVGYIGADAFVRRGNRGGGGGRGGQGGNNGGGGRSGGGYGGRNR